In the Setaria italica strain Yugu1 chromosome VI, Setaria_italica_v2.0, whole genome shotgun sequence genome, one interval contains:
- the LOC105914577 gene encoding uncharacterized protein LOC105914577, which translates to MAVYCDEVCKLEDKFDGLELNHVARRFNKAADKLAKAASGQKTVPDGIFDSDQYKPSIRYKEPGGVGDTPPIPGSGANPGEDGNAPPVPDSGADPRRVGDVPPVLDLEADPSDPEVMEIDANLVEGPDPPPNWRVPYLDYLIRETLPTNKKEACRIGKALIQDIHTGACGHHATPRTLIVNAF; encoded by the exons atggcggTGTACTGCGACGAGGTGTGCaaactcgaagacaagttcgacgggctggagctcaaccacgtcgcaagacgTTTCAACAAGGCGGCTGACAAACTGGCGAAAGCGGCATCCGGCCAAAAGACCGTCCCTGACGGCATCTTCGACAGCGACCAATACAAGCCCTCCATCCGCTACAAGGAACCGGGAGGGGTCGGCGACACGCCACCTATCCCAGGCTCGGGCGCCAACCCGGGAGAGGACGGCAACGcaccacctgtcccggactcggGCGCCGACCCGAGACGAGTCGGCGACGTGCCACCTGTCCTGGACTTGGAGGCCGACCCCTCCGACCCtgaggtcatggagatcgacgCGAACCTAGTAGAGGGGCCCGACCCTCCGCCTAACTGGAGAGTgccatacctcgactacctcatccgcgagacGCTCCCAACGAACAAGAAGGAGGCGTGCAGGATT ggaaaggcgttgATACAAGATATCCACACCGGGGCCTGTGGTCACCACGCCACGCCAAGAACCCTCATCGTGAACGCTTTTTga
- the LOC101784228 gene encoding hydroxymethylglutaryl-CoA lyase, mitochondrial, with protein sequence MLAASARVCSRLASPHASSPAGAAAAATAAAALTSSPVLASGMSALERQPAPPGAGFGDTGRGPAADDPPPRHCTSSGESREGYQLSRVPYQRHPMLDRGTVTAGSNHHVSVASCSSQYHQSYRYFSSSSDQQRIWAGNKHICDLPRCVKIVEVGPRDGLQNEKDIVPTPVKVELIRRLAASGLPVVEATSFVSPKWVPQLADAKNVMEAVRNIEGVRLPVLTPNLKGFEAAIAAGAKEIAIFASASEGFSKSNINCTIKESLARYNDVALAAKEREIPVRGYVSCVVGCPVDGPVPPSNVAYVAKELYDMGCYEVSLGDTIGVGTPGTVVPMLEATMSAVPVEKLAVHFHDTYGQSLSNILMSLQMGISVVDSSVAGLGGCPYAKGASGNVATEDVVYMLNGLGIKMGVDLGKVMAAGEFICKHLGRQSGSKAATALRKVTANASKL encoded by the exons ATGCTGGCGGCGTCCGCCAGGGTCTGCTCTAGGCTCGCTTCTCCGCACGCCTCCTCGCCcgccggtgctgctgctgctgctacggcggcggcggcgctgacgAGCTCCCCCGTGCTGGCATCCGGGATGAGCGCGCTCGAGAGGCAGCCCGCTCCTCCGGGGGCCGGGTTCGGCGACACGGGGAGGGGTCCCGCGGCCGACGACCCGCCACCGCGGCACTGCACCTCGTCGGGCGAATCGAG GGAAGGATATCAgttgagtagagtgccatatcaAAGGCATCCGATGCTAGATCGGGGCACAGTGACTGCTGGATCAAATCATCATGTTTCTGTCGCAAGCTGTTCCTCACAGTATCATCAGAGTTACAGATATTTTTCATCCTCTTCTGATCAACAGAGGATATGGGCTGGAAACAAG CATATATGTGATCTGCCAAGGTGTGTAAAAATTGTCGAAGTTGGGCCACGAGATGGACTTCAAAATGAAAAAGACATTGTACCAACACCTGTAAAGGTTGAGCTTATACGGAGATTGGCTGCCTCTGGGTTACCAGTTGTTGAGGCAACTAGTTTTGTATCTCCAAAATGGGTACCACAG CTAGCTGATGCAAAGAATGTCATGGAAGCAGTTCGGAATATTGAGGGTGTGCGTCTTCCTGTATTGACCCCAAACCTTAAG ggATTTGAGGCTGCTATTGCAGCAGGGGCAAAAGAAATTGCAATATTTGCATCAGCTTCTGAAGGATTTTCCAAGTCAAACATAAACTGCACAATCAAAGAGAGCCTTGCGCGTTATAATGATGTCGCTCTTGCTGCAAAAGAGAGAGAAATTCCTGTCCGAGG GTATGTTTCTTGTGTGGTTGGATGCCCAGTAGATGGACCAGTACCACCGTCAAATGTAGCTTATGTAGCAAAAGAGCTTTATGACATGGGCTGCTATGAGGTTTCACTTGGTGATACTATTGGAGTTGGTACCCCAG GCACCGTGGTTCCAATGCTTGAGGCCACCATGTCCGCGGTTCCTGTGGAGAAACTTGCTGTCCATTTCCACGATACCTACGGCCAATCGCTCTCAAATATCCTCATGTCTCTCCAG ATGGGGATCAGCGTCGTGGACTCCTCCGTCGCCGGCCTCGGCGGCTGCCCTTATGCGAAGGGCGCGTCAGGAAACGTGGCGACCGAGGATGTTGTGTACATGCTCAACGGGCTGGGGATCAAAATGGGTGTAGACCTGGGAAAGGTGATGGCAGCCGGCGAGTTCATCTGCAAGCATCTGGGGCGCCAGTCTGGTTCCAAGGCAGCGACCGCACTAAGAAAGGTTACTGCAAATGCGTCGAAACTCTGA
- the LOC101784623 gene encoding Holliday junction resolvase MOC1, chloroplastic isoform X1 — MAAAAAAAGAASATAATAPAAAQDPMNALRAAALRRSAPHWSTAAASFFSPPFRRCRCRRAPAPAATTRTPRSRAGAKARAKLLLEAEPRDPWLASLSLLPADDSSGAGAAPNGWAIGVDPDTGGAIAVLSPDGSSQVFDNPLVHIVVSKVIRKRLDTKSIIQLLHGLDAPPGTTAYIEKSSPFPTDGKLGWWSTGFSYGLWIASLVSLGFSVVPVASQTWKAYFGLSRSESPKDDSRQAASILFPDKALSLKLKKHHGRAEALLLAAYGKGLVLPQLDIDVDC; from the exons AtggcagctgccgccgccgcggctggagCTGCATCGGCCACTGCCGCcaccgcgccagccgccgcccaggACCCCATGAACGCGCTCCGCGCGGCCGCCCTCCGCCGTTCCGCGCCGCACtggtccaccgccgccgcgtccttcttctccccgcccttccgccgctgccgctgccgccgcgcgcccgctcCCGCAGCGACCACTCGTACCCCGAGGTCCCGCGCGGGTGCCAAGGCCCGGGCGAAGCTCCTGTTGGAGGCCGAGCCCCGGGACCCCTGGCTCGCCTCCCTCTCGCTTCTCCCGGCCGACgacagctccggcgccggcgccgcccccaaCGGGTGGGCGATTGGGGTGGATCCCGACACCGGCGGTGCCATCGCCGTCCTCTCGCCCGACGGCTCCTCTCAG GTGTTCGACAACCCGCTCGTGCACATTGTGGTGTCGAAGGTCATCCGGAAGCGCCTTGACACCAAGTCCATCATCCAGCTGCTTCACGGTCTCGATGCACCTCCCG GAACTACGGCATACATTGAGAAGTCTAGTCCATTTCCAACTGATGGAAAGCTG GGATGGTGGAGTACAGGTTTTTCATATGGCTTGTGGATTGCTTCTCTAGTATCATTGGGGTTTTCAGTTGTTCCAGTTGCATCACAGACATGGAAAGCTTACTTTGGGCTATCACGAAGTGAATCGCCAAAG GATGATAGCAGACAAGCTGCATCCATTTTGTTCCCTGACAAAGCTCTATCCCTGAAGTTGAAAAAACATCATG GGCGAGCGGAGGCTCTTCTGTTAGCAGCCTATGGGAAAGGCCTTGTCCTACCCCAACTTGACATTGATGTTGATTGCTGA
- the LOC101784623 gene encoding Holliday junction resolvase MOC1, chloroplastic isoform X2, translating into MAAAAAAAGAASATAATAPAAAQDPMNALRAAALRRSAPHWSTAAASFFSPPFRRCRCRRAPAPAATTRTPRSRAGAKARAKLLLEAEPRDPWLASLSLLPADDSSGAGAAPNGWAIGVDPDTGGAIAVLSPDGSSQVFDNPLVHIVVSKVIRKRLDTKSIIQLLHGLDAPPGTTAYIEKSSPFPTDGKLGWWSTGFSYGLWIASLVSLGFSVVPVASQTWKAYFGLSRSESPKGERRLFC; encoded by the exons AtggcagctgccgccgccgcggctggagCTGCATCGGCCACTGCCGCcaccgcgccagccgccgcccaggACCCCATGAACGCGCTCCGCGCGGCCGCCCTCCGCCGTTCCGCGCCGCACtggtccaccgccgccgcgtccttcttctccccgcccttccgccgctgccgctgccgccgcgcgcccgctcCCGCAGCGACCACTCGTACCCCGAGGTCCCGCGCGGGTGCCAAGGCCCGGGCGAAGCTCCTGTTGGAGGCCGAGCCCCGGGACCCCTGGCTCGCCTCCCTCTCGCTTCTCCCGGCCGACgacagctccggcgccggcgccgcccccaaCGGGTGGGCGATTGGGGTGGATCCCGACACCGGCGGTGCCATCGCCGTCCTCTCGCCCGACGGCTCCTCTCAG GTGTTCGACAACCCGCTCGTGCACATTGTGGTGTCGAAGGTCATCCGGAAGCGCCTTGACACCAAGTCCATCATCCAGCTGCTTCACGGTCTCGATGCACCTCCCG GAACTACGGCATACATTGAGAAGTCTAGTCCATTTCCAACTGATGGAAAGCTG GGATGGTGGAGTACAGGTTTTTCATATGGCTTGTGGATTGCTTCTCTAGTATCATTGGGGTTTTCAGTTGTTCCAGTTGCATCACAGACATGGAAAGCTTACTTTGGGCTATCACGAAGTGAATCGCCAAAG GGCGAGCGGAGGCTCTTCTGTTAG